The Engystomops pustulosus chromosome 2, aEngPut4.maternal, whole genome shotgun sequence genomic interval GGCTGTTCTGGTATATATTGAAGACCAGGCCACCCCTCAGCTCTACAGGAAGTAACTATATATTGACTACTGTCtcctgtgagctccccctagtggtggctacagaTGGACACAATTCCATTATTCAGCTCTGTGTTTAAGTGTATATTTGGAGTACAGTGTCTGTAAAGATTGCTGGTTATTGAAACATGTGCTTTTCCTGCTCCTTTAGGATACACCGCTGGCACCCCCTATAAAGTCCCACCTACTCagagtaatagtgcccccccgcCGTACTCCCCATCACCAAATCCTTACCAAACTGCGATGTACCCCATCAGAAGTGCCTACCCACAGCAGAACTTGTATGCCCAGGTAAGACCACCACAGCTCTAGCTACACAAGGACTCAACAAAAATCTCTTGTTGCagagttttgttacaatgtatcagcgcagccATACTTGCTGAGATGCAACTTCTCCTCTCACGTCGGGTTTTGCCTGTGCTGTACTTGTTGACGTATCTaatctaatgtatctaattgtcGTCAGGGTGCATACTACACTCAGCCCGTGTATGCGGCACAGCCCCACGTCATCCACCACACCACCGTGGTGCAACCAAACAGCATTCCTTCTGCTATCTACCCGGCCCCCGTAGCTGCCCCCCGAAGCAATGCCGTCACAATGGGGATGGTCGCTGGGACCACCATGGCCATGTCAGCAGGTAAGTCACATGTAATCTTCAACCAGATGTTtcgaaactacaactcccagcatcccccagGCTGTCGGTTATCACTATAATGTGCTGCAGATATCACCAGTATAATCCTCTCTCGTCAGGTACGTTGTTGACTACACCTCAGCACACTGCCATAGGAGCACACCCCGTCTCTGTGCCAACATACAGAGCCCAAGGGACCCCAGCGTACAGCTACGTACCCCCCCACTGGTAAACTGGCTGACCTGTCCATGTAAGTACTGCAGCCAATGTGCTGATCAACAACGGTGTCAGGGCGACCCCTGCTGGACAGAGGACTTTATAGAATCTGGCGTTTTATCGTATAATCTGGGCATGTGTTGATGGAAAAAGTTAGGGTTAATCAGGTTTCAGAAGGTACTTTCTGAGATTTGGAAGAAGCCCTGGTGGCGCTGCTTATGATTTAATATTGGACAACAAACCTGATGTCTGCACTTCTGGTTATAAGCTAAAGCTTGCCTGATGAGGTTTAAAGTTTCCAAAttttggaaaactcctttaagtaatGATGATTGGGAGGGTTGCTAACCTCTTCTCTAATTTCGTTGAcaattaatggggttgtccagggTAAATTATCCTATGGATCTTAACCTTCCCACCCTTCCAGTATGGCACGTCTCATCACTGTTGGTATACGGAAGctcagctatgacatcatctgatGGGTGCAATGTCACTGCTTAGCCGCTGTGTACTAGCCACTGATTGTGAGGTGCTATGCTGAGGTAAGGACAGAGCTGAGGATAGGGTACAGCAGCCCCTGTCagtctctttaaaaaaaatgtttattccaGACTCGTTTAACCAAAAATTACTGTTGCACTAAAACATTTTTTAGACGTACATTGCACACAAACCTCAGATATTCCAAACACTGTATTGGAATCTAAGTTATGCAGAGTTTCATGTGAGGGGCATAGAAATGGAGAAAGCAAGATGTTCTCAGGCTGGTGACGCGCTAGGTTAGTAAACTTGCCATAGTTTACACCTGCCCTTTACTTACAGCCAAAAACAATAAACATTTCAGTTCATGTGTAGCTTTAAAGCACAACTCCGACTTCATAATGATcatatgtgaccccccccccctcttaaaaGCCAACAGAACAATGCCCACCTTGTGTTGTTCGCCTTTATTTCCCCCCAGAATTATTGCATTTTCAGTTCTGAAGATGCATGTCAGAAATCCTCCTCAGCAGCATTGAAGTGGGAGGAGACTTGCCGGGTGGGGAGGAGACTTGCCGGGTGGGGAGGAGACTTGCCGGGTGGGGAGGAGACTTGCCGGGTGGGGAGGAGACTTGCCGGGTGGGGAGGAGACTTGCCGGGTGGGGAGGAGACTTGCCGGGTGGGGAGGGGGTGGCGGGAGTGGCTGCCGGGTGGGGAGGGGGTGGCGGGGGTGGCTGCCGGGTGGGGAGGGGGTGGCGGGGGTGGCTGCCGGGTGGGGAGGGGGTGGCTGCCGGGTGGGGAGGGGGTGGCGGGGGTGGCTGCCGGGTGGCTGACAGTCATGTACTAACCTCTTTGTGTCTTGCAGGTCTGGAGTAAAACGTTGTATGCAAACTGCTCAAGTCTTATATCGGTGCTGAAACACCCGGCCGACGGCACCAAGTTTGTCTACAAGAACAAAAAACGACGAAAACACGAAAGTGCAACGGTCACTTTAAATATTCTTTAGTGTTTTATTTTtggtttttattttgtataaagctgctttttttttttttttctttttctgtaacCTTTTCGGTTTCCCATATCCCGAGCGCAGCCTCCGCGCCTCCTCCTCGGCTGCCATTTATCTGATGCTCGCCCTCTCACAGGTTCCTCTGCTTTAACCTTTGTTGTAAGATGACCTGcgtccacagttttttttttttttttttccctgtcttTGCAACactagacagtttttttttttgttttttttttccagtttttttctaatttgtcccaaaataattttcataaaaaaatagttgtgttttttttatttttatcgaAAAACGGTGTCTTCCAAAAGTTAGAATTGTGTCTGAAAACAACATTttagagcaatttttttttttggttgtgatGGTTGTCATAGGAatacggcattttttttttttctgtgtttcttTGTTATGTGGTTTTTAACTTGCATTGAATTTCGAGGCTGCTATACTAGTTTTTCATGTGGGAAAACTATCGGTATTATAATAAGAAGTTGTATAATAGCCACCGGTTTCCGTAAAAGCACAAAACACCTTTGTGTCTGTTATTTCATtgtctggttttttttttgtttttttatttagtttttttattttattttaggcaAAAgcgtaaaatatatataaaatgatatattttcACGCTGTAGGGAGACCTCTACGCTACCACAAAATGTACTGGGCAACCAGACAATCACAAATACACCCGCACCACTATATAGCCGACATCTGGCGACCGCGGTGGGTGCCAGGGGCCCAGCCCGCGGTCAGGTTTTACTCTAGTTATGACATGTTGTATTTGTGAGACGTGTTGCAGTAGAAAGCCTGAGTGTTCTGTAGATAGAACAATACAAAGTTTGCATGTGTGTTTAGGCATCGAAGATTATTTAGTCATAAACCGTTTGCCCTCAGCCTCCCCAGCGGTGGAACATCGGGGGAAGACGCGCACTCGACAGTACGGCCGCTCCGCCACAACTTGTTGATATTTGCCTCCTTAGCAGATATGCAAATATACAAAGCCTTAGTTTATGCCGTGTTATTATCCACTTTCCAACTGCAGACCAATACCTCGATTTTACTATTTAGCGAGGTGTCAGTTAAACATAGCCCCGCCCCTTGCTCCTCCTCTACCGCCTTGCTTTGGATTTTCAAAAAATGCACCAACCGCCAAATGTCTCATCCAAATTGGTCATGGAGCAATTAAGAAAATTGAgtaaatttaagaatttttttaaattttttttttataaa includes:
- the FAM168A gene encoding protein FAM168A — its product is MNPVYSPVQPGAPYGNPKNMTYAGYPAGYPTAAPTYNPNMYATSSPGYAPATLLMKQAWPQTPSSSCANEGTFHLPVDSGTENRTYQASSAAFRYTAGTPYKVPPTQSNSAPPPYSPSPNPYQTAMYPIRSAYPQQNLYAQGAYYTQPVYAAQPHVIHHTTVVQPNSIPSAIYPAPVAAPRSNAVTMGMVAGTTMAMSAGTLLTTPQHTAIGAHPVSVPTYRAQGTPAYSYVPPHW